One Dysidea avara chromosome 7, odDysAvar1.4, whole genome shotgun sequence genomic region harbors:
- the LOC136259921 gene encoding sarcolemmal membrane-associated protein-like isoform X1 has protein sequence MSGSVDVPKAVLVPHGKSHPFTQRECILKEPAKVGRSLVKTKIQQNNFIFDCRVLSRNHALIWYQDNKFFIQDTKSSNGTFVNERRLSPTGEESRPMELKSGDVIQFGVNVEGPTKVTHGCIIAIIKLSINGQDYVGPSTHSLPQLTIVCAIHLFLKKMFLISKQDPNESISELVRILETAFLREQDLENKLVHMHDVITKANVVAKENLLAVVKEDHLLARMRMLENQIQAYSQDLSEDNLKVKLAEAYEEREKFEIKSKNTIQGIIEEKGALNSQYESIKQEYDKAEQECSHYKSLYEDSRQEHLLEVGKLNEQLKVLERQCQDLEAKLKEEKDMASDTTKSLQMEVATSKDKLTKTEANLEELQKEYESLKIERDELTTSLSQATLKITQGTLHIEEGDDDEDDKYIPSPPRFPSPPGFGSFSHQETIIPGSLSDSSFGELLVGKVKLEEEVALYKEKIDKALGMIAKLLANLAIVNACCKHEEEEVRKRGIEIQQLKKLLEEREEWIAAAKQKASEEVATSHYSPKHTEPSNMDVSFNSQAEKVESVKQPNNSSPGGTEVPVPLTTVAVLISIGVVIGAVIVGYFF, from the exons ATGTCGGGTTCTGTTGACGTTCCGAAAGCTGTGTTAGTTCCACACGGCAAATCTCACCCTTTCACGCAGAGAGAATGTATATTGAAAGAACCCGCTAAAGTTGGAAGGTCTTTGGTAAAAACCAAGATTCAGCAGAATAATTTCATTTTTGATTGTCGAGTACTATCCAGAAACCATGCCTTGATTTGGTATCAAGACAACAAG TTCTTTATACAAGACACTAAGAGTAGTAATGGGACGTTCGTTAATGAGAGGAGGCTGAGTCCTACTGGAGAAGAGAGCAGACCTATGGAACTAAAATCTGGTGATGTTATTCAATTTGGTGTCAACGTAGAAGGCCCCACAAAAG TGACACACGGATGtattattgctattattaaATTGAGTATTAATGGTCAAGATTATGTTGG CCCTTCAACACATTCACTACCACAGCTCACAATAGTATGTGCAATACACTTGTTTCttaaaaaaatgtttttaatATCCAAGCAGGATCCAAATGAAAGTATTAGTGAATTAGTAAGAATACTGGAA ACAGCTTTTTTGAGGGAGCAAGACCTAGAGAATAAGCTAGTTCACATGCATGATGTTATTACTAAAGCTAATGTGGTTGCTAAAGAGAACTTATTG GCTGTTGTAAAGGAGGATCACTTACTAGCAAGAATGAGAATGCTGGAGAATCAGATCCAGGCGTACTCACAG GACTTAAGCGAAGATAATTTAAAGGTTAAACTAGCCGAGGCATATGAAGAACGTGAAAAGTTTGAGATAAAATCAAAG AATACTATTCAAGGAATTATTGAAGAAAAAGGTGCACTAAACTCACAGTATGAATCAATAAAG CAAGAATATGACAAGGCAGAACAGGAATGTTCCCACTACAAGTCATTGTATGAAGACAGTAGGCAAGAG CACCTGCTGGAAGTAGGGAAACTGAACGAACAGTTGAAAGTTCTTGAAAGACAGTGTCAAGACCTAGAAGCAAAG CTTAAAGAGGAGAAGGATATGGCATCAGATACTACCAAGTCATTGCAGATGGAAGTAGCCACCAGTAAAGATAAACTTACCAAGACAGAAG CCAATTTGGAGGAACTTCAAAAGGAGTATGAATCACTAAAAATAGAGAGAGATGAACTAACCACTAGTCTATCTCAGGCCACCTTAAAGATAACACAAGGAACCCTCCACATAG AAGaaggtgatgatgatgaagatgacaAATACATTCCATCGCCCCCACGTTTTCCGTCCCCGCCAGGTTTTGGAAGTTTTTCTCATCAGGAAACTATTATTCCAG GATCTTTATCTGATTCTAGTTTTG GTGAATTGCTTGTGGGGAAAGTTAAACTTGAGGAAGAAGTTGCTTTGTACAAAG AAAAGATTGATAAAGCGTTGGGGATGATAGCAAAGTTATTGGCTAACCTGGCCATTGTAAATG CTTGTTGTAAACATGAGGAAGAGGAAGTAAGAAAGAGAGGCATTGAGATTCAACAACTTAAAA AATTACTAGAAGAGAGAGAAGAATGGATAG CGGCTGCAAAGCAGAAGGCATCTGAGGAAGTGGCCACCTCACACTATTCTCCAAA GCACACTGAACCAAGTAACATGGATGTGAGTTTTAACTCGCAAGCTGAAAAG GTGGAGAGTGTCAAGCAGCCAAACAATTCCTCACCTGGCGGCACAGAAGTGCCTGTG CCCTTGACGACTGTTGCAGTACTGATTTCTATTGGAGTTGTCATTGGCGCAGTCATTGTTGGCTACTTCTTCTAG
- the LOC136259921 gene encoding sarcolemmal membrane-associated protein-like isoform X3, translating to MSGSVDVPKAVLVPHGKSHPFTQRECILKEPAKVGRSLVKTKIQQNNFIFDCRVLSRNHALIWYQDNKFFIQDTKSSNGTFVNERRLSPTGEESRPMELKSGDVIQFGVNVEGPTKVTHGCIIAIIKLSINGQDYVGPSTHSLPQLTIDPNESISELVRILETAFLREQDLENKLVHMHDVITKANVVAKENLLAVVKEDHLLARMRMLENQIQAYSQDLSEDNLKVKLAEAYEEREKFEIKSKNTIQGIIEEKGALNSQYESIKQEYDKAEQECSHYKSLYEDSRQEHLLEVGKLNEQLKVLERQCQDLEAKLKEEKDMASDTTKSLQMEVATSKDKLTKTEANLEELQKEYESLKIERDELTTSLSQATLKITQGTLHIEEGDDDEDDKYIPSPPRFPSPPGFGSFSHQETIIPGSLSDSSFGELLVGKVKLEEEVALYKEKIDKALGMIAKLLANLAIVNACCKHEEEEVRKRGIEIQQLKKLLEEREEWIAAAKQKASEEVATSHYSPKHTEPSNMDVSFNSQAEKVESVKQPNNSSPGGTEVPVPLTTVAVLISIGVVIGAVIVGYFF from the exons ATGTCGGGTTCTGTTGACGTTCCGAAAGCTGTGTTAGTTCCACACGGCAAATCTCACCCTTTCACGCAGAGAGAATGTATATTGAAAGAACCCGCTAAAGTTGGAAGGTCTTTGGTAAAAACCAAGATTCAGCAGAATAATTTCATTTTTGATTGTCGAGTACTATCCAGAAACCATGCCTTGATTTGGTATCAAGACAACAAG TTCTTTATACAAGACACTAAGAGTAGTAATGGGACGTTCGTTAATGAGAGGAGGCTGAGTCCTACTGGAGAAGAGAGCAGACCTATGGAACTAAAATCTGGTGATGTTATTCAATTTGGTGTCAACGTAGAAGGCCCCACAAAAG TGACACACGGATGtattattgctattattaaATTGAGTATTAATGGTCAAGATTATGTTGG CCCTTCAACACATTCACTACCACAGCTCACAATA GATCCAAATGAAAGTATTAGTGAATTAGTAAGAATACTGGAA ACAGCTTTTTTGAGGGAGCAAGACCTAGAGAATAAGCTAGTTCACATGCATGATGTTATTACTAAAGCTAATGTGGTTGCTAAAGAGAACTTATTG GCTGTTGTAAAGGAGGATCACTTACTAGCAAGAATGAGAATGCTGGAGAATCAGATCCAGGCGTACTCACAG GACTTAAGCGAAGATAATTTAAAGGTTAAACTAGCCGAGGCATATGAAGAACGTGAAAAGTTTGAGATAAAATCAAAG AATACTATTCAAGGAATTATTGAAGAAAAAGGTGCACTAAACTCACAGTATGAATCAATAAAG CAAGAATATGACAAGGCAGAACAGGAATGTTCCCACTACAAGTCATTGTATGAAGACAGTAGGCAAGAG CACCTGCTGGAAGTAGGGAAACTGAACGAACAGTTGAAAGTTCTTGAAAGACAGTGTCAAGACCTAGAAGCAAAG CTTAAAGAGGAGAAGGATATGGCATCAGATACTACCAAGTCATTGCAGATGGAAGTAGCCACCAGTAAAGATAAACTTACCAAGACAGAAG CCAATTTGGAGGAACTTCAAAAGGAGTATGAATCACTAAAAATAGAGAGAGATGAACTAACCACTAGTCTATCTCAGGCCACCTTAAAGATAACACAAGGAACCCTCCACATAG AAGaaggtgatgatgatgaagatgacaAATACATTCCATCGCCCCCACGTTTTCCGTCCCCGCCAGGTTTTGGAAGTTTTTCTCATCAGGAAACTATTATTCCAG GATCTTTATCTGATTCTAGTTTTG GTGAATTGCTTGTGGGGAAAGTTAAACTTGAGGAAGAAGTTGCTTTGTACAAAG AAAAGATTGATAAAGCGTTGGGGATGATAGCAAAGTTATTGGCTAACCTGGCCATTGTAAATG CTTGTTGTAAACATGAGGAAGAGGAAGTAAGAAAGAGAGGCATTGAGATTCAACAACTTAAAA AATTACTAGAAGAGAGAGAAGAATGGATAG CGGCTGCAAAGCAGAAGGCATCTGAGGAAGTGGCCACCTCACACTATTCTCCAAA GCACACTGAACCAAGTAACATGGATGTGAGTTTTAACTCGCAAGCTGAAAAG GTGGAGAGTGTCAAGCAGCCAAACAATTCCTCACCTGGCGGCACAGAAGTGCCTGTG CCCTTGACGACTGTTGCAGTACTGATTTCTATTGGAGTTGTCATTGGCGCAGTCATTGTTGGCTACTTCTTCTAG
- the LOC136259935 gene encoding DNA/RNA-binding protein KIN17-like isoform X1 → MPKHEFMSPKAIANRIKTKGLQKLRWYCQVCQKQCRDQNGFKCHMTSESHQRQLLLVAENPGRYIGGYSEEFLRDFLDLLKRGYGTRRVHCNIIYNEYIQNKEHIHMNATRWLSLTGFVKFLGRTGICDVEPTPKGWFIKYIDRDPETIKRQAAMEKKKQMDLDDEERLQKFIEKQIERANEEYPTDEPIYTELQKDDDVKITFSLSKNKECSATQDMEEDTSGVKKEELELDPMLSAIPPPSIKQELECKQEDGFVRPKIIPVKPMEMNVFKVAGVQQTKPAIKPQVKEEGSKKRKISALEEIKMMEELRKEKKNRRENWLTKGIVVKVVNKSLGEKFYKKKGVVEELEDSYTGIVNMLDTGAKVKIDQAHLETVIPAIGRMVMVVNGAYRGTKAVLEAINTKKFSVTVKLAERLTMDRVVDGIAYEDVSKLHTR, encoded by the exons ATGCCCAAACACGAATTTATGTCACCCAAGGCGATTGCTAATCGCATAAAGACTAAAGGACTTCAGAAACTTCGCTGGTATTGTCAGGTGTGCCAGAAGCAGTGCCGAGATCAG AATGGATTTAAGTGTCACATGACGTCAGAGTCTCATCAGAGACAACTACTACTTGTTGCTGAAAATCCTGGTCGCTATATCGGTGGCTATTCGGA AGAATTTCTGAGAGATTTTTTGGATCTTTTAAAAAGAGGATATG GTACCAGACGAGTTCACTGCAATATTATATACAATGAGTACATTCAGAATAAGGAACACATTCACATGAATGCCACCAGG TGGTTGAGTCTCACTGGATTTGTAAAATTCCTTGGACGTACAG GAATCTGTGACGTTGAACCAACTCCGAAAGGATGGTTTATCAAGTACATTGATAGGGATCCTGAGACCATCAAAAGACAAGCG GCCATGGAGAAAAAGAAACAAATGGATTTGGACGATGAGGAAAGATTACAGAAGTTCATTGAAAAGCAGATAGAACGTGCTAATGAAGAGTACCCCACAGATGAACCCATATACACAGAACTACAGAAAGATGATGATGTTAAAA TTACCTTCAGCTTGTCCAAGAACAAGGAGTGCAGTGCCACTCAGGACATGGAGGAAGATACTTCAGGAGTGAAGAAGGAAGAGTTAGAGCTTGATCCTATGCTGTCTGCCATCCCACCTCCATCAATAAAACAAGAACTTGAGTGCAAGCAAGAAGATGGGTTTGTACGACCCAAAATTATCCCAGTCAA ACCAATGGAAATGAATGTTTTCAAAGTTGCAGGAGTTCAGCAGACAAAACCTGCAATAAAACCACAAGTTAAGGAAGAGGG TAGTAAGAAGAGGAAGATTAGTGCACTAGAAGAGATTAAGATG ATGGAAGAATTGAGAAAAGAGAAGAAGAATAGGAGAGAAAACTGGCTTACTAAG GGTATTGTGGTGAAGGTTGTCAACAAGAGTTTAGGGGAGAAGTTCTACAAGAAGAAAGGTGTCGTTGAG GAGCTGGAGGACAGCTACACTGGAATAGTGAACATGCTCGACACCGGAGCCAAGGTGAAGATAGACCAGGCTCATCTTGAGACAGTCATTCCAGCAATAG GACGAATGGTGATGGTTGTTAATGGTGCTTATCGAGGTACTAAGGCTGTCCTGGAGGCCATTAACACGAAGAAGTTCTCGGTTACAGTCAAACTAGCTGAG AGACTAACAATGGACAGAGTAGTAGATGGGATAGCATACGAAGATGTCAGTAAACTACACACCAGATGA
- the LOC136259935 gene encoding DNA/RNA-binding protein KIN17-like isoform X2, with translation MPKHEFMSPKAIANRIKTKGLQKLRWYCQVCQKQCRDQNGFKCHMTSESHQRQLLLVAENPGRYIGGYSEEFLRDFLDLLKRGYGTRRVHCNIIYNEYIQNKEHIHMNATRWLSLTGFVKFLGRTGICDVEPTPKGWFIKYIDRDPETIKRQAAMEKKKQMDLDDEERLQKFIEKQIERANEEYPTDEPIYTELQKDDDVKITFSLSKNKECSATQDMEEDTSGVKKEELELDPMLSAIPPPSIKQELECKQEDGFVRPKIIPVKPMEMNVFKVAGVQQTKPAIKPQVKEEGKKRKISALEEIKMMEELRKEKKNRRENWLTKGIVVKVVNKSLGEKFYKKKGVVEELEDSYTGIVNMLDTGAKVKIDQAHLETVIPAIGRMVMVVNGAYRGTKAVLEAINTKKFSVTVKLAERLTMDRVVDGIAYEDVSKLHTR, from the exons ATGCCCAAACACGAATTTATGTCACCCAAGGCGATTGCTAATCGCATAAAGACTAAAGGACTTCAGAAACTTCGCTGGTATTGTCAGGTGTGCCAGAAGCAGTGCCGAGATCAG AATGGATTTAAGTGTCACATGACGTCAGAGTCTCATCAGAGACAACTACTACTTGTTGCTGAAAATCCTGGTCGCTATATCGGTGGCTATTCGGA AGAATTTCTGAGAGATTTTTTGGATCTTTTAAAAAGAGGATATG GTACCAGACGAGTTCACTGCAATATTATATACAATGAGTACATTCAGAATAAGGAACACATTCACATGAATGCCACCAGG TGGTTGAGTCTCACTGGATTTGTAAAATTCCTTGGACGTACAG GAATCTGTGACGTTGAACCAACTCCGAAAGGATGGTTTATCAAGTACATTGATAGGGATCCTGAGACCATCAAAAGACAAGCG GCCATGGAGAAAAAGAAACAAATGGATTTGGACGATGAGGAAAGATTACAGAAGTTCATTGAAAAGCAGATAGAACGTGCTAATGAAGAGTACCCCACAGATGAACCCATATACACAGAACTACAGAAAGATGATGATGTTAAAA TTACCTTCAGCTTGTCCAAGAACAAGGAGTGCAGTGCCACTCAGGACATGGAGGAAGATACTTCAGGAGTGAAGAAGGAAGAGTTAGAGCTTGATCCTATGCTGTCTGCCATCCCACCTCCATCAATAAAACAAGAACTTGAGTGCAAGCAAGAAGATGGGTTTGTACGACCCAAAATTATCCCAGTCAA ACCAATGGAAATGAATGTTTTCAAAGTTGCAGGAGTTCAGCAGACAAAACCTGCAATAAAACCACAAGTTAAGGAAGAGGG TAAGAAGAGGAAGATTAGTGCACTAGAAGAGATTAAGATG ATGGAAGAATTGAGAAAAGAGAAGAAGAATAGGAGAGAAAACTGGCTTACTAAG GGTATTGTGGTGAAGGTTGTCAACAAGAGTTTAGGGGAGAAGTTCTACAAGAAGAAAGGTGTCGTTGAG GAGCTGGAGGACAGCTACACTGGAATAGTGAACATGCTCGACACCGGAGCCAAGGTGAAGATAGACCAGGCTCATCTTGAGACAGTCATTCCAGCAATAG GACGAATGGTGATGGTTGTTAATGGTGCTTATCGAGGTACTAAGGCTGTCCTGGAGGCCATTAACACGAAGAAGTTCTCGGTTACAGTCAAACTAGCTGAG AGACTAACAATGGACAGAGTAGTAGATGGGATAGCATACGAAGATGTCAGTAAACTACACACCAGATGA
- the LOC136259921 gene encoding sarcolemmal membrane-associated protein-like isoform X2 yields the protein MSGSVDVPKAVLVPHGKSHPFTQRECILKEPAKVGRSLVKTKIQQNNFIFDCRVLSRNHALIWYQDNKFFIQDTKSSNGTFVNERRLSPTGEESRPMELKSGDVIQFGVNVEGPTKVTHGCIIAIIKLSINGQDYVGPSTHSLPQLTIQDPNESISELVRILETAFLREQDLENKLVHMHDVITKANVVAKENLLAVVKEDHLLARMRMLENQIQAYSQDLSEDNLKVKLAEAYEEREKFEIKSKNTIQGIIEEKGALNSQYESIKQEYDKAEQECSHYKSLYEDSRQEHLLEVGKLNEQLKVLERQCQDLEAKLKEEKDMASDTTKSLQMEVATSKDKLTKTEANLEELQKEYESLKIERDELTTSLSQATLKITQGTLHIEEGDDDEDDKYIPSPPRFPSPPGFGSFSHQETIIPGSLSDSSFGELLVGKVKLEEEVALYKEKIDKALGMIAKLLANLAIVNACCKHEEEEVRKRGIEIQQLKKLLEEREEWIAAAKQKASEEVATSHYSPKHTEPSNMDVSFNSQAEKVESVKQPNNSSPGGTEVPVPLTTVAVLISIGVVIGAVIVGYFF from the exons ATGTCGGGTTCTGTTGACGTTCCGAAAGCTGTGTTAGTTCCACACGGCAAATCTCACCCTTTCACGCAGAGAGAATGTATATTGAAAGAACCCGCTAAAGTTGGAAGGTCTTTGGTAAAAACCAAGATTCAGCAGAATAATTTCATTTTTGATTGTCGAGTACTATCCAGAAACCATGCCTTGATTTGGTATCAAGACAACAAG TTCTTTATACAAGACACTAAGAGTAGTAATGGGACGTTCGTTAATGAGAGGAGGCTGAGTCCTACTGGAGAAGAGAGCAGACCTATGGAACTAAAATCTGGTGATGTTATTCAATTTGGTGTCAACGTAGAAGGCCCCACAAAAG TGACACACGGATGtattattgctattattaaATTGAGTATTAATGGTCAAGATTATGTTGG CCCTTCAACACATTCACTACCACAGCTCACAATA CAGGATCCAAATGAAAGTATTAGTGAATTAGTAAGAATACTGGAA ACAGCTTTTTTGAGGGAGCAAGACCTAGAGAATAAGCTAGTTCACATGCATGATGTTATTACTAAAGCTAATGTGGTTGCTAAAGAGAACTTATTG GCTGTTGTAAAGGAGGATCACTTACTAGCAAGAATGAGAATGCTGGAGAATCAGATCCAGGCGTACTCACAG GACTTAAGCGAAGATAATTTAAAGGTTAAACTAGCCGAGGCATATGAAGAACGTGAAAAGTTTGAGATAAAATCAAAG AATACTATTCAAGGAATTATTGAAGAAAAAGGTGCACTAAACTCACAGTATGAATCAATAAAG CAAGAATATGACAAGGCAGAACAGGAATGTTCCCACTACAAGTCATTGTATGAAGACAGTAGGCAAGAG CACCTGCTGGAAGTAGGGAAACTGAACGAACAGTTGAAAGTTCTTGAAAGACAGTGTCAAGACCTAGAAGCAAAG CTTAAAGAGGAGAAGGATATGGCATCAGATACTACCAAGTCATTGCAGATGGAAGTAGCCACCAGTAAAGATAAACTTACCAAGACAGAAG CCAATTTGGAGGAACTTCAAAAGGAGTATGAATCACTAAAAATAGAGAGAGATGAACTAACCACTAGTCTATCTCAGGCCACCTTAAAGATAACACAAGGAACCCTCCACATAG AAGaaggtgatgatgatgaagatgacaAATACATTCCATCGCCCCCACGTTTTCCGTCCCCGCCAGGTTTTGGAAGTTTTTCTCATCAGGAAACTATTATTCCAG GATCTTTATCTGATTCTAGTTTTG GTGAATTGCTTGTGGGGAAAGTTAAACTTGAGGAAGAAGTTGCTTTGTACAAAG AAAAGATTGATAAAGCGTTGGGGATGATAGCAAAGTTATTGGCTAACCTGGCCATTGTAAATG CTTGTTGTAAACATGAGGAAGAGGAAGTAAGAAAGAGAGGCATTGAGATTCAACAACTTAAAA AATTACTAGAAGAGAGAGAAGAATGGATAG CGGCTGCAAAGCAGAAGGCATCTGAGGAAGTGGCCACCTCACACTATTCTCCAAA GCACACTGAACCAAGTAACATGGATGTGAGTTTTAACTCGCAAGCTGAAAAG GTGGAGAGTGTCAAGCAGCCAAACAATTCCTCACCTGGCGGCACAGAAGTGCCTGTG CCCTTGACGACTGTTGCAGTACTGATTTCTATTGGAGTTGTCATTGGCGCAGTCATTGTTGGCTACTTCTTCTAG